From Scleropages formosus chromosome 9, fSclFor1.1, whole genome shotgun sequence, one genomic window encodes:
- the LOC108929572 gene encoding polymeric immunoglobulin receptor-like isoform X1 produces the protein MRTCLRAHMAPLTFFSLLILLAGSPGALGVWTLHKVLGQKGASITVPCHYDPKYKDNTKYWCRGYQWATCLVMARSTSTQSGGKVSIRDESSQQLFIVTMRNLTERDTNKYWCAVKIGSIVKPDVKASVFLTVTAGSVGLSVLDNMVAGVAGDSVTVRCFYRDRYALSPRKWCRSSDWGSCVTAGEARANRVLISDNGTGVFAVTLKALTEKDQGWYWCASGDAQVPIHITVMTPATATQPVTDNSSSRTTPHKTTVSNASTAASAVSAVPPPPTREGSSDLPITLPAGVSTLPSRGEIPAGSNLPSMRESKTVSTLPSTTESPVGSTHPTVREPAVVSPLPVRTSSVGSALLTTGFTVLHPNSSPLTKWTGTTKTTPSSPLTSAGLTDRDFQKEHRSHVTQSFWIIGAILLILATVVLVAWKWRHQRDMKSSCEMEEIVTNLTVDVEDESNHTDPDVVL, from the exons atgcgcacgtGTCTACGCGCACACATGGCTCCTCTCACCTTTTtctccctcctcatcctccttgctGGAAGCCCAG GTGCTCTTGGTGTGTGGACCTTACATAAGGTCCTTGGTCAGAAAGGCGCTTCGATCACAGTCCCCTGCCACTATGACCCGAAATACAAGGACAACACCAAGTACTGGTGCAGAGGATACCAGTGGGCCACGTGCCTCGTGATGGCACGGAGCACGTCCACCCAGAGCGGAGGAAAAGTGTCGATCAGGGACGAGTCGTCGCAGCAGCTCTTCATCGTGACCATGAGAAACCTGACGGAGAGGGACACCAATAAGTACTGGTGCGCAGTGAAGATCGGGAGCATTGTGAAACCTGACGTCAAGGCCTCTGTGTTCCTTACAGTCACTGCTG GCTCCGTTGGTCTCTCGGTGCTGGACAACATGGTGGCCGGTGTGGCTGGGGACAGTGTGACTGTGCGCTGCTTCTACAGGGATCGCTACGCCCTCAGCCCACGCAAGTGGTGCAGATCCAGCGACTGGGGCTCCTGTGTAACGGCCGGAGAGGCCAGAGCCAACCGTGTCCTCATCAGTGACAACGGGACGGGGGTTTTCGCAGTGACTCTGAAGGCGCTGACTGAAAAGGACCAGGGCTGGTACTGGTGtgcatctggggatgctcaGGTCCCCATACACATCACTGTAATGACACCAGCTACAG CAACACAGCCTGTGACTGATAACTCATCTTCTCGGACGACTCCGCACAAAACAACTGTTTCCAATGCAtcaacagcagcatcagcagtcTCAGCtgtaccaccaccaccaacacgGGAAGGATCATCAGATCTGCCAATTACCCTGCCAGCAGGCGTCTCAACTCTTCCATCAAGGGGCGAAATACCGGCAGGGTCCAACCTTCCATCAATGCGAGAATCAAAAACAGTTTCAACTCTTCCATCAACAACGGAGTCACCAGTAGGGTCAACTCATCCAACAGTGAGAGAACCAGCAGTAGTGTCACCTCTTCCAGTGAGAACATCATCAGTTGGATCAGCACTGTTGACAACAGGATTTACTGTACTACACCCAAATTCCTCACCTTTGACCAAATGGACTGGGACAACCAAAACAACCCCATCTTCTCCGCTGACATCCGCTGGTCTGACAGACAGGGATTTCCAGAAAGAGCATAG GAGCCACGTGACACAGTCTTTCTGGATCATTGGTGCAATTCTGCTGATTTTGGCCACAGTTGTCTTAGTTGCCTGGAAGTGGAGACATCAGC GAGACATGAAATCCAGCTGTGAGATGGAAGAAATAGTGACCAACCTCACA GTTGACGTGGAGGATGAGAGCAACCACACAGATCCTGATGTTGTCCTCTAG
- the LOC108929574 gene encoding dolichyl-diphosphooligosaccharide--protein glycosyltransferase subunit dad1: MSNSVISVVSRFLDEYSSSTPRRLKVVDAYLLYILLTGGLQFLYCLLVGTFPFNSFLSGFISCVGSFILAVCLRIQINPQNKAEFLSISPERAFADFLFAHTVLHLVVINFVG, encoded by the exons ATGTCGAACTCGGTGATCTCGGTGGTTTCCCGCTTCCTGGACGAGTATTCGAGCAGCACGCCGCGCCGCCTTAAGGTGGTGGACGCCTACCTGCTGTACATCCTGCTCACGGGGGGTCTGCAGTTCCTCTACTGCCTACTCGTGGGAACGTTTCCCTTCAACAGCTTCCTGTCGGGCTTCATTTCGTGTGTGGGCTCCTTCATTctcgcag TTTGCCTGCGGATCCAGATCAACCCCCAGAACAAAGCGGAGTTCCTGTCCATCTCCCCCGAGAGGGCCTTCGCAGACTTCCTGTTTGCCCACACGGTGCTTCACCTGGTGGTCATTAACTTCGTTGGCTGA
- the LOC108929572 gene encoding hepatitis A virus cellular receptor 1-like isoform X2: MRTCLRAHMAPLTFFSLLILLAGSPGALGVWTLHKVLGQKGASITVPCHYDPKYKDNTKYWCRGYQWATCLVMARSTSTQSGGKVSIRDESSQQLFIVTMRNLTERDTNKYWCAVKIGSIVKPDVKASVFLTVTAGSVGLSVLDNMVAGVAGDSVTVRCFYRDRYALSPRKWCRSSDWGSCVTAGEARANRVLISDNGTGVFAVTLKALTEKDQGWYWCASGDAQVPIHITVMTPATAASAVSAVPPPPTREGSSDLPITLPAGVSTLPSRGEIPAGSNLPSMRESKTVSTLPSTTESPVGSTHPTVREPAVVSPLPVRTSSVGSALLTTGFTVLHPNSSPLTKWTGTTKTTPSSPLTSAGLTDRDFQKEHRSHVTQSFWIIGAILLILATVVLVAWKWRHQRDMKSSCEMEEIVTNLTVDVEDESNHTDPDVVL, from the exons atgcgcacgtGTCTACGCGCACACATGGCTCCTCTCACCTTTTtctccctcctcatcctccttgctGGAAGCCCAG GTGCTCTTGGTGTGTGGACCTTACATAAGGTCCTTGGTCAGAAAGGCGCTTCGATCACAGTCCCCTGCCACTATGACCCGAAATACAAGGACAACACCAAGTACTGGTGCAGAGGATACCAGTGGGCCACGTGCCTCGTGATGGCACGGAGCACGTCCACCCAGAGCGGAGGAAAAGTGTCGATCAGGGACGAGTCGTCGCAGCAGCTCTTCATCGTGACCATGAGAAACCTGACGGAGAGGGACACCAATAAGTACTGGTGCGCAGTGAAGATCGGGAGCATTGTGAAACCTGACGTCAAGGCCTCTGTGTTCCTTACAGTCACTGCTG GCTCCGTTGGTCTCTCGGTGCTGGACAACATGGTGGCCGGTGTGGCTGGGGACAGTGTGACTGTGCGCTGCTTCTACAGGGATCGCTACGCCCTCAGCCCACGCAAGTGGTGCAGATCCAGCGACTGGGGCTCCTGTGTAACGGCCGGAGAGGCCAGAGCCAACCGTGTCCTCATCAGTGACAACGGGACGGGGGTTTTCGCAGTGACTCTGAAGGCGCTGACTGAAAAGGACCAGGGCTGGTACTGGTGtgcatctggggatgctcaGGTCCCCATACACATCACTGTAATGACACCAGCTACAG cagcatcagcagtcTCAGCtgtaccaccaccaccaacacgGGAAGGATCATCAGATCTGCCAATTACCCTGCCAGCAGGCGTCTCAACTCTTCCATCAAGGGGCGAAATACCGGCAGGGTCCAACCTTCCATCAATGCGAGAATCAAAAACAGTTTCAACTCTTCCATCAACAACGGAGTCACCAGTAGGGTCAACTCATCCAACAGTGAGAGAACCAGCAGTAGTGTCACCTCTTCCAGTGAGAACATCATCAGTTGGATCAGCACTGTTGACAACAGGATTTACTGTACTACACCCAAATTCCTCACCTTTGACCAAATGGACTGGGACAACCAAAACAACCCCATCTTCTCCGCTGACATCCGCTGGTCTGACAGACAGGGATTTCCAGAAAGAGCATAG GAGCCACGTGACACAGTCTTTCTGGATCATTGGTGCAATTCTGCTGATTTTGGCCACAGTTGTCTTAGTTGCCTGGAAGTGGAGACATCAGC GAGACATGAAATCCAGCTGTGAGATGGAAGAAATAGTGACCAACCTCACA GTTGACGTGGAGGATGAGAGCAACCACACAGATCCTGATGTTGTCCTCTAG